Proteins found in one bacterium genomic segment:
- a CDS encoding glutamine synthetase translates to MDSKNAPLREFLEIPYDRLEELNLESKAHQESWTPMEKIEKERRAYLESEKRIKAVTVAFTDLEGRLHMLDYDKKFLLGADQLTFDGSSIRGFSRIAESDLILGIDWRAFYWMPSDIFGPGKVLVFGMVLDQHGQPYEADFRGRLMRLTEAMYRKDGTVANVSAEIEGFIFKGADAERKYYRQHEFDLVSTGGYYNSLPQDPLRRFIDTSAEVQRAMGFENEKDHPEVGPSQFEMNFKYSGALVCADHIQLYKLLCRQVAQSMDMTASFLPKPVTGINGSGMHTNMSLARNGENLFYDEKGPDRMSQLGQDFIRRILHSAEDLCLILNASVNAYRRLDPNYEAPNEIAASPTDRSSMIRIPLAGKAGKRIEVRSVGPDSNPYMLIYALLRTGMEGPEPDPNAPKPKRIRKRLLPGNIYDAMGLHRRSAWVRELLGDDSHVKYHDLKRACAHRCPRALGDRIKRAEIMFHHEVTNQMLWSMF, encoded by the coding sequence ATGGATTCGAAGAACGCCCCGCTCCGTGAGTTCCTGGAGATCCCGTACGACCGTCTCGAAGAGCTGAACCTCGAATCCAAGGCGCACCAGGAGAGCTGGACGCCCATGGAGAAGATCGAGAAGGAGCGGCGGGCCTACCTCGAGAGCGAGAAGCGGATCAAGGCCGTCACCGTGGCCTTCACCGACCTCGAGGGCCGGCTGCACATGCTGGACTACGACAAGAAGTTCCTCCTCGGCGCCGACCAGCTCACCTTCGACGGCTCGTCGATCCGCGGCTTCTCGCGCATCGCCGAGAGCGACCTGATCCTCGGCATCGACTGGCGGGCCTTCTACTGGATGCCGTCGGACATCTTCGGGCCCGGCAAGGTGCTCGTGTTCGGCATGGTCCTCGACCAGCACGGCCAGCCCTACGAGGCCGACTTCCGCGGCCGCCTCATGCGCCTGACCGAGGCGATGTACCGCAAGGACGGCACCGTGGCGAACGTCTCGGCCGAGATCGAGGGCTTCATCTTCAAGGGGGCCGACGCCGAGCGGAAGTACTACCGCCAGCACGAGTTCGACCTCGTCAGCACCGGCGGCTACTACAACAGCCTGCCCCAGGATCCCCTGCGCCGCTTCATCGACACCTCGGCCGAGGTGCAGCGGGCCATGGGCTTCGAGAACGAGAAGGACCACCCCGAGGTCGGCCCGTCCCAGTTCGAGATGAACTTCAAGTACTCCGGCGCCCTGGTCTGCGCCGACCACATCCAGCTCTACAAGCTGCTCTGCCGGCAGGTGGCCCAGTCCATGGACATGACGGCCAGCTTCCTGCCCAAGCCCGTCACCGGCATCAACGGCAGCGGCATGCACACCAACATGAGCCTCGCGCGGAACGGCGAGAACCTGTTCTACGACGAGAAGGGCCCGGACAGGATGTCGCAGCTCGGCCAGGACTTCATCCGGCGCATCCTGCACTCGGCCGAGGACCTCTGCCTGATCCTCAACGCCAGCGTGAACGCCTACCGCCGCCTGGACCCGAACTACGAGGCGCCGAACGAGATCGCCGCCTCGCCGACCGACCGCAGCAGCATGATCCGCATCCCCCTGGCGGGCAAGGCGGGCAAGCGCATCGAGGTGCGTTCGGTGGGGCCGGACTCGAACCCCTACATGCTGATCTACGCGCTGCTGCGCACCGGCATGGAAGGCCCGGAGCCCGACCCGAACGCCCCGAAGCCCAAGCGGATCCGCAAGCGTCTGCTCCCGGGCAACATCTACGACGCCATGGGCCTCCACCGGCGCAGCGCCTGGGTGCGGGAACTCCTCGGCGACGACTCCCACGTCAAGTACCACGACCTGAAGCGGGCCTGCGCGCACCGCTGCCCGCGGGCTCTCGGCGACCGCATCAAGCGGGCGGAAATCATGTTCCACCACGAGGTGACCAACCAGATGCTGTGGAGCATGTTCTAG
- a CDS encoding DUF3344 domain-containing protein, with protein sequence MRCCADLPRRVVLLLGLLPGLLAAVAPSAARAGTPIDLSFTHAGHVNFVGTAGSLRRGSNQGDACSVDNYDTAKLTGLPPGATVRAAYLYWAGSWSDVRRSTRRSPDWRVTFEGRTVDADRQFTEAYATGGERYDFFSGMADVTAAVAAKGNGDYTFGNLDVNTRSPHCDVQAVVAGWSLIVVYEHPAESNRVVNVFDGFQAYRGGRISVTADNFQIAADDINGKVAHLTWEGDAENSGQLAGYTETLTFDGAVMLDGLNPVSNQFNSTVNVTGRSDTWGVDFDVYDVTPYLAAGQTSATTVYQSGQDLVLLSAEVISVTNIPLTDLAWTAGPSTPLPLFETTPVDLALVNNGPSDEPGAVAMRVTLPAEVDFAGTPSPGWTVSTALLPDVVFTHPGPLAAGASLPLTLQLVPHALPAAPAALDVLVTSGSFDFAPANNSGAVPLDIVASPAQLVSVAAVETLDDPVNGAANPKAIPGATVLCTLTTSNLGAGAVDNNSVEVVLAIPPDAALIVTDYPGGTGPIHLADGTPASRLTLGRGHWGNGQEDVSFSDNGGATFKYKPTADAFGADGAVTHVRVRPSGTFAGRDATGPSSFSLLYRIMVRY encoded by the coding sequence GTGCGGTGCTGCGCTGATCTCCCGCGGCGGGTCGTCCTGCTCCTCGGGCTGCTGCCCGGACTGCTCGCGGCGGTCGCGCCGTCCGCGGCGCGGGCCGGGACGCCCATCGACCTGTCCTTCACCCACGCGGGCCACGTGAACTTCGTCGGGACGGCGGGCTCGCTCCGGCGCGGCTCCAACCAGGGCGATGCCTGCAGCGTCGACAACTACGACACGGCGAAGCTCACGGGCCTGCCGCCGGGCGCCACCGTGCGCGCCGCGTATCTCTACTGGGCCGGCTCCTGGTCCGACGTCCGGCGTTCGACGCGCCGCTCGCCCGACTGGCGGGTCACCTTCGAGGGGCGCACCGTGGACGCGGACCGCCAGTTCACCGAAGCGTACGCCACCGGCGGCGAACGCTACGACTTCTTCAGCGGCATGGCCGACGTCACCGCCGCCGTCGCGGCCAAGGGGAACGGCGACTACACCTTCGGCAACCTGGACGTGAACACGCGCAGCCCGCACTGCGACGTGCAGGCGGTGGTGGCGGGCTGGTCGCTGATCGTGGTCTACGAGCATCCGGCCGAGTCGAACCGGGTGGTGAACGTCTTCGACGGATTCCAGGCCTACCGGGGCGGCCGCATCTCCGTCACCGCGGACAACTTCCAGATCGCCGCCGACGACATCAACGGCAAGGTCGCGCACCTGACGTGGGAGGGCGATGCCGAGAACAGCGGCCAGCTCGCGGGCTACACCGAGACGCTGACCTTCGACGGCGCGGTCATGCTCGACGGCCTGAACCCCGTCTCGAACCAGTTCAACTCGACGGTGAACGTGACCGGACGGTCCGACACCTGGGGCGTCGACTTCGACGTCTACGACGTGACGCCGTACCTCGCGGCCGGACAGACGAGCGCGACCACCGTCTACCAGTCCGGCCAGGACCTGGTGCTGCTCTCGGCCGAGGTGATCTCGGTGACGAACATCCCCCTGACGGACCTGGCCTGGACCGCCGGGCCGTCCACGCCCCTGCCGCTCTTCGAGACCACCCCGGTGGACCTGGCCCTGGTGAACAACGGCCCCAGCGACGAGCCCGGCGCGGTGGCCATGCGGGTGACCCTGCCGGCGGAGGTCGACTTCGCGGGCACCCCGAGCCCCGGCTGGACCGTGAGCACGGCCCTGCTGCCCGACGTGGTCTTCACCCATCCCGGCCCGCTGGCGGCCGGCGCGTCGCTGCCGTTGACCCTGCAGCTCGTGCCCCACGCCCTGCCCGCCGCGCCGGCGGCTCTCGACGTCCTGGTCACCAGCGGCTCGTTCGATTTCGCTCCGGCCAACAACAGCGGCGCCGTGCCCCTGGACATCGTCGCCTCGCCGGCCCAACTCGTCTCGGTCGCCGCGGTGGAGACGCTCGACGACCCCGTCAACGGCGCCGCCAACCCCAAGGCCATCCCGGGGGCGACCGTGCTGTGCACCCTGACGACGAGCAACCTCGGCGCCGGGGCCGTCGACAACAACTCGGTGGAGGTCGTGCTCGCCATCCCGCCGGACGCGGCCCTGATCGTGACCGACTACCCCGGCGGGACCGGGCCCATCCACCTCGCGGACGGAACGCCCGCCAGCCGCCTGACCCTCGGGCGCGGCCACTGGGGCAACGGCCAGGAAGACGTGTCCTTCTCGGACAACGGCGGCGCCACGTTCAAGTACAAGCCCACGGCCGACGCCTTCGGCGCCGACGGGGCCGTGACCCACGTGCGCGTGCGCCCGAGCGGGACGTTCGCGGGCCGGGACGCCACCGGACCGTCGTCGTTCTCCCTGCTCTACCGGATCATGGTGCGCTACTGA